The following proteins are co-located in the Pseudomonas sp. DY-1 genome:
- a CDS encoding NAD(P)/FAD-dependent oxidoreductase: MTAQSNPSSDLLDVLIVGAGLSGIGAACYLKRDQPSKRFQVLEARNDLGGTWDLFRYPGIRSDSDLYTFGFEFKPWKDEKAIADASAIMGYLRETVAEHCIEQHIRYGQKVVSADWHSERGCWEVLVEDVATGQRSIVRSRWLFSAGGYYRYDQGFAPAFEGVERFRGQVIHPQHWPEDLDYSGKRVVVIGSGATAVTLVPAMAEKAAHVTMLQRTPSYVIPLPAKDPIALLLRKLLPEQTAYALVRYKNAKVALAMWRFCQRFPNAARRIIRFVNQRALPRDYPVDQHFNPPYNPWDQRLCVVPDSDLFRALGSGKASIVTDHIETFTEQGVRLKSGAELEADIVITATGLNVQVFGGVQLSRDGQPIAWNETVAYKGMMLSGIPNFAFAVGYTNASWTLKVSLLCEHFCRLLGYMDDHDHAVCQPLAPAGMETRPLLDFGAGYVQRVLANLPRQGPGTPWVMSMDYFKDVKLLRKGPVADACLQFSAVPAVHSPASPEAAMALDGAS, encoded by the coding sequence ATGACCGCCCAATCGAATCCATCGTCCGATCTACTCGATGTGCTGATCGTCGGCGCCGGTCTATCCGGTATCGGCGCCGCCTGTTACCTGAAGCGGGACCAACCCTCCAAACGCTTCCAGGTACTCGAAGCGCGCAACGACCTGGGCGGTACCTGGGACCTGTTCCGCTATCCCGGCATCCGCTCGGATTCCGACCTCTATACCTTCGGCTTCGAGTTCAAGCCCTGGAAGGACGAGAAGGCGATCGCCGATGCCAGCGCGATCATGGGGTACCTGCGCGAAACCGTGGCGGAGCATTGCATCGAGCAGCACATTCGCTACGGCCAGAAGGTGGTGTCGGCGGACTGGCATAGCGAACGTGGCTGCTGGGAAGTGCTGGTGGAGGATGTCGCGACTGGCCAGCGCAGCATCGTACGCAGCCGCTGGCTGTTCTCGGCAGGTGGGTACTACCGCTATGACCAGGGTTTCGCCCCTGCTTTCGAGGGCGTCGAACGATTCCGAGGGCAGGTGATCCATCCGCAGCACTGGCCGGAGGACCTGGATTACAGCGGCAAGCGCGTCGTGGTGATCGGCAGCGGCGCCACCGCCGTGACTTTGGTGCCGGCGATGGCCGAAAAGGCAGCCCACGTGACCATGCTGCAACGCACGCCGAGCTACGTGATTCCGCTGCCGGCGAAGGATCCGATCGCACTGCTGCTGCGCAAGTTGCTTCCGGAGCAAACCGCCTACGCCCTGGTTCGCTACAAGAACGCCAAGGTGGCGCTGGCCATGTGGCGCTTCTGCCAGCGCTTTCCCAATGCCGCGCGGCGCATCATCCGCTTCGTCAACCAGCGTGCGTTGCCCAGGGACTACCCGGTCGATCAGCACTTCAACCCGCCCTACAACCCTTGGGACCAGCGTCTGTGCGTCGTACCGGACAGCGACTTGTTCCGGGCGCTGGGCAGCGGCAAGGCGTCCATCGTCACCGATCACATCGAGACCTTTACCGAGCAGGGCGTACGCCTGAAGTCCGGCGCGGAACTGGAGGCGGACATCGTCATCACTGCGACGGGCCTCAACGTGCAGGTGTTCGGCGGTGTCCAGCTTTCCCGCGACGGCCAGCCCATCGCCTGGAACGAAACGGTCGCCTACAAGGGCATGATGCTGTCCGGCATTCCCAACTTCGCTTTCGCGGTGGGCTACACCAACGCATCCTGGACGCTCAAGGTGAGCCTGCTCTGCGAGCACTTCTGCCGATTGCTGGGCTACATGGATGACCACGACCACGCCGTATGCCAGCCCCTTGCGCCAGCGGGCATGGAGACCCGGCCGCTGCTGGATTTCGGTGCCGGCTACGTGCAGCGTGTCCTGGCCAACCTGCCGCGCCAGGGGCCGGGCACGCCCTGGGTGATGTCCATGGATTACTTCAAGGATGTGAAGCTGCTGCGCAAAGGCCCGGTCGCCGATGCCTGCCTGCAATTCTCCGCCGTACCGGCTGTTCATTCGCCTGCATCGCCTGAAGCGGCGATGGCGCTGGACGGCGCGTCCTGA
- a CDS encoding putative quinol monooxygenase, which translates to MIKLALFARLEAKPGKEADVAAFLETGLALANQEATTPLWFALRLSPTTFGVFDAFIDEAGRQAHLNGPIAAALMANAAEMLAYPPSIEPIEVLGLKNTAAT; encoded by the coding sequence ATGATCAAGCTCGCACTGTTCGCCCGACTGGAAGCCAAGCCCGGCAAGGAGGCCGATGTGGCCGCCTTTTTGGAGACCGGACTGGCCCTGGCCAACCAGGAAGCCACCACGCCGCTCTGGTTCGCCCTGCGTTTGTCGCCAACGACCTTCGGTGTATTCGATGCCTTCATCGACGAAGCCGGCCGCCAGGCTCACCTGAACGGTCCCATCGCAGCCGCACTGATGGCTAACGCAGCGGAAATGCTCGCCTACCCGCCGAGCATCGAGCCCATCGAAGTACTGGGTCTGAAGAACACCGCAGCCACCTGA
- a CDS encoding LysR family transcriptional regulator: MAFTSESLKVFLAVLDGGSFSAAARNLGRVPSAVSMAIAQLEAELDMPLFDRATRKALPTAAALALEPQARQVASQLNLLDAHALQLHQGLERRLVLAMAPELQTGAWSRPLAILAREFPTLEIEVRSASQSEAVRMLHEGSVQLALVFERPGIDEREAFLEAGSQLLVAVAAPGFPAAGGQLPLGEAQMADTRQIIVATGEPTASDPQIVLSHRVWLTDSYLATLDLVQAGLGWAYLPQPLIQPLLASGTLTEVVFDNMASQLRLWVDVVWIKARPRGLGATRYLELLREQLRGEPARP, translated from the coding sequence ATGGCCTTTACCAGCGAATCCCTGAAAGTGTTCCTTGCCGTGCTGGACGGCGGTTCCTTCTCCGCGGCCGCGCGAAACCTTGGTCGCGTGCCATCCGCCGTCAGCATGGCCATCGCCCAGCTGGAGGCCGAACTGGACATGCCGCTGTTCGATCGCGCCACGCGCAAGGCGCTGCCAACAGCGGCGGCCCTTGCATTGGAGCCCCAGGCGCGGCAGGTCGCCAGCCAGCTCAACCTGCTGGACGCCCATGCGCTGCAATTGCATCAGGGCCTGGAGCGACGCCTGGTCCTGGCCATGGCGCCCGAGCTGCAAACGGGCGCCTGGAGCCGCCCGCTGGCGATCCTGGCCCGTGAGTTTCCAACACTGGAGATCGAGGTGCGCTCGGCTTCGCAATCCGAAGCTGTGCGCATGCTGCATGAGGGTAGCGTGCAACTGGCACTGGTATTCGAGCGACCAGGAATCGACGAGCGCGAGGCCTTTCTCGAGGCTGGCAGCCAGTTGCTGGTCGCCGTGGCGGCGCCCGGTTTCCCGGCTGCGGGTGGGCAGTTGCCCCTGGGTGAAGCGCAGATGGCCGACACCCGCCAGATCATCGTCGCCACTGGCGAACCCACCGCGTCCGATCCGCAGATCGTGCTGTCGCACCGGGTCTGGCTGACCGACAGCTACCTGGCAACCCTCGACCTGGTGCAGGCGGGCCTTGGCTGGGCATACCTGCCGCAGCCGCTGATCCAGCCCTTGCTGGCATCGGGCACGCTCACCGAAGTGGTCTTCGACAACATGGCCAGCCAGTTGCGGCTCTGGGTAGACGTGGTGTGGATCAAGGCCCGTCCGCGCGGGCTGGGTGCCACCCGTTACCTGGAACTCTTGCGGGAACAGTTGAGGGGCGAGCCCGCAAGACCCTGA
- a CDS encoding SDR family NAD(P)-dependent oxidoreductase: protein MTQTNCQGQVALVSGAGSELGIGMAIARRLGAAGAKLIVTASSARIAERVAELRAEGFEAEGRAADLTDETQVRALADWAEALWGRIDILVNNAGMAMQGSPEPFAEVASMDLETWNLSISRNLTTAFLLTRAVLPGMQARGYGRVVQISSTTGTRGSNPGEAAYSAAKAGMVGLNMGLALEVARQGITVNCVAPGWIGTGSSTDEERHAASYVPVGRAGRPEEVAAAVAFLASPEASYITGETLVVDGGNCLIENKAP from the coding sequence ATGACCCAAACGAATTGTCAGGGCCAGGTGGCACTGGTCAGTGGTGCCGGCAGCGAACTGGGAATCGGCATGGCCATTGCCCGCAGGCTCGGGGCTGCCGGGGCGAAGCTGATCGTCACGGCGAGCAGCGCGCGTATTGCCGAACGGGTGGCCGAGCTGCGCGCGGAGGGCTTCGAGGCGGAAGGCCGGGCGGCGGACCTGACCGATGAAACCCAGGTTCGCGCGCTGGCTGACTGGGCCGAAGCACTCTGGGGCCGCATCGACATCCTGGTGAACAATGCCGGCATGGCCATGCAAGGCAGCCCCGAGCCTTTCGCTGAAGTCGCCAGCATGGACCTGGAAACCTGGAACCTGTCCATCTCGCGAAACCTGACCACCGCCTTCCTGCTGACCCGCGCCGTGCTGCCGGGCATGCAGGCGAGGGGATATGGGCGTGTCGTGCAGATCAGCTCAACCACCGGCACCCGTGGCAGCAATCCGGGCGAAGCCGCCTACAGTGCTGCCAAGGCCGGCATGGTGGGCCTGAACATGGGATTGGCGCTGGAAGTCGCGCGCCAGGGCATCACTGTCAACTGCGTTGCGCCGGGCTGGATCGGCACTGGCTCCAGCACGGATGAAGAGCGTCATGCGGCCAGCTACGTTCCCGTGGGCCGGGCAGGGCGGCCCGAAGAGGTTGCGGCAGCGGTGGCGTTCCTCGCTTCGCCCGAAGCCAGCTACATCACCGGCGAAACGCTGGTGGTGGATGGCGGCAACTGCCTGATCGAGAACAAAGCGCCTTGA
- a CDS encoding SDR family NAD(P)-dependent oxidoreductase, translating to MSNPVVLVTGAAGGVGRALVKRFIQGGWQVFTTDLSTEGLARLQSEHPACGIFAGDIRRPSTCTAVVAAALASFGRLDALVNAAGVWREGPVESFSEEDFDLVLDVNLKATFFMCSAAIPPLKASAGAIVNISSDAGRQGNRNAAAYCASKGGVTLLTKTLALDLAPCGVRCNAVSPGDIETPMLKFQAEHYGQGDPEGYYRELLAKYPQGDRACFIQPEEVAELAYFLCQPGARSITGADMAIDRGVSAGN from the coding sequence ATGAGCAATCCCGTTGTACTGGTCACGGGCGCGGCAGGCGGTGTTGGCCGGGCGTTGGTCAAACGCTTCATTCAGGGCGGCTGGCAGGTCTTCACCACCGACCTCTCGACCGAGGGGCTGGCACGACTGCAATCGGAGCATCCTGCCTGCGGCATCTTCGCCGGCGATATCCGTCGGCCGTCGACCTGCACCGCAGTGGTCGCCGCGGCACTGGCGTCCTTCGGCCGGCTGGATGCGCTGGTCAACGCTGCCGGCGTGTGGCGCGAAGGTCCGGTGGAATCCTTCAGCGAAGAGGACTTCGATCTGGTGCTCGATGTGAACCTGAAGGCCACCTTCTTCATGTGCTCGGCCGCGATTCCACCGCTCAAGGCATCCGCTGGCGCCATCGTCAACATCTCCAGCGATGCCGGCCGCCAGGGCAACCGTAATGCGGCGGCCTACTGCGCCAGCAAGGGCGGGGTGACGTTGCTGACCAAGACCCTGGCTCTGGACCTGGCGCCATGCGGCGTGCGCTGCAACGCCGTGTCGCCCGGTGATATCGAGACGCCGATGCTGAAGTTCCAGGCCGAGCATTACGGCCAGGGCGACCCCGAAGGCTACTACCGCGAGCTGTTGGCCAAGTATCCGCAGGGCGACCGGGCCTGCTTCATCCAGCCCGAGGAGGTTGCCGAGCTGGCGTACTTCCTCTGCCAGCCAGGCGCGCGCTCGATCACCGGTGCGGACATGGCGATTGATAGGGGGGTGTCGGCGGGGAATTGA
- a CDS encoding HlyD family efflux transporter periplasmic adaptor subunit: MVDAAQMPLPPLREDLRLLETAPGSDGEPAWVIQDTVINRFYRIGWLEFECLLRWEDTPQRICQDIQQQTPLRPDVEQVLELRQFLEQHQLLRPTPDAAARLASRSEGNAWLNWKWWLHHYLFFRIPLLRPQRHLEHLAGYLDWLFRPLTGVLVVTLGVIGVLLVLQQWDAFTTAVVESFSASGLVSFALALALAKTLHELGHALVATRLGLRVGHMGIAFVVLWPMLYTDTGESWKLRSSRQRLAIASAGILTELALAGLATLGWALSDPGPLRNALLYLATTSWVLSLALNASPFMRFDGYFILSDLLDFPNLHERSSALARTTLRRMLLGIDEDWPESFSPGKRRALVAFAIVTWVYRLVLFLGIAVAVYLLFFKLLGILLFAVEISWFIVMPIARELKHWWANRAAIHNSRRYFWWGVLAALLLLLAVPWRSEIHALGVARAEQQLRVFAPYPARLQAIHPAGEVEAGATLVTLEEPDISSRLSSSEASVKSYEARLGGLIADPGGADQALATRQRLRVQFEEARAARSEIARLKLQAPFSGRWLDLDPDWRPGQWVHSREPIGMLVDPSRWQVDAYVDQDDVQRLVQGSAVSFYPEGQPTPIPGKVVAIGSTRVSKLEHPMLASRYGGPLTVASQGKELVPTPPLFHVLVQLEAAPHTLRETRGHLQIDGNRRSLLAEGLTHVAAVLLRESGF; this comes from the coding sequence ATCGTCGACGCGGCGCAGATGCCGCTCCCGCCTTTGCGCGAAGACCTGCGGCTGCTGGAGACCGCGCCCGGCAGCGACGGCGAGCCGGCGTGGGTGATCCAGGACACAGTGATCAATCGCTTCTATCGCATTGGCTGGCTGGAGTTCGAATGCCTGCTGCGCTGGGAAGACACGCCGCAACGGATCTGCCAGGACATCCAGCAACAGACGCCACTGCGCCCGGATGTGGAGCAGGTACTGGAGCTCCGCCAGTTCCTCGAACAGCACCAGCTGTTGCGCCCGACGCCGGATGCCGCCGCCCGCTTGGCGTCCCGCAGTGAAGGCAATGCCTGGCTCAACTGGAAATGGTGGCTGCACCACTACCTGTTCTTTCGTATCCCGTTGCTGCGCCCGCAACGGCATCTGGAACACCTGGCGGGCTATCTGGACTGGTTGTTCCGGCCACTGACCGGGGTGCTGGTGGTGACCTTGGGCGTGATCGGCGTGCTACTGGTATTGCAACAATGGGACGCCTTCACCACGGCGGTGGTGGAATCCTTCTCCGCGTCCGGGCTGGTCAGCTTCGCCTTGGCGCTGGCCCTGGCCAAGACCCTTCACGAACTCGGCCACGCTTTGGTGGCGACACGCCTCGGCCTTCGCGTCGGGCACATGGGCATCGCCTTCGTGGTGCTCTGGCCAATGCTCTATACCGATACCGGTGAGAGCTGGAAGCTGCGCAGCTCCCGGCAACGCCTGGCCATCGCCTCGGCGGGCATCCTCACCGAACTGGCCCTGGCGGGCCTCGCCACACTCGGTTGGGCCCTGTCCGACCCCGGCCCGTTGCGCAACGCCCTGCTCTACCTCGCCACGACCAGTTGGGTCCTGTCGCTGGCCCTGAACGCCAGTCCGTTCATGCGTTTTGACGGCTACTTCATCCTGTCCGACCTGCTGGACTTCCCCAACCTCCATGAGCGCTCTTCGGCCCTGGCCCGGACCACCCTGCGGCGCATGCTGCTAGGGATTGACGAAGACTGGCCGGAATCCTTCAGCCCCGGTAAACGCCGCGCCCTGGTGGCGTTCGCCATCGTCACCTGGGTCTATCGCCTGGTGCTGTTCCTCGGTATTGCCGTGGCGGTTTACCTGCTCTTCTTCAAACTGCTCGGGATACTGCTGTTCGCCGTGGAAATCTCCTGGTTCATCGTCATGCCGATAGCGCGCGAATTGAAACACTGGTGGGCCAATCGAGCCGCCATCCACAATAGCCGCAGGTACTTCTGGTGGGGCGTGCTGGCCGCGCTCCTGCTACTCCTGGCGGTGCCCTGGCGCAGCGAGATCCATGCGCTTGGCGTCGCTCGCGCGGAGCAGCAATTGCGTGTTTTCGCGCCCTACCCCGCGCGCTTGCAGGCCATTCATCCGGCCGGTGAGGTTGAGGCTGGCGCGACCCTGGTCACCCTTGAGGAACCGGACATCTCGTCGCGCCTGTCCAGTAGCGAAGCCAGCGTGAAGAGCTACGAGGCGCGCCTTGGCGGCCTGATCGCCGACCCGGGTGGCGCCGACCAGGCCCTGGCCACTCGCCAGCGCCTGCGCGTGCAGTTCGAGGAGGCCCGTGCCGCACGCTCGGAGATCGCCCGGCTCAAGCTCCAGGCCCCCTTCTCCGGGCGCTGGCTGGACCTCGACCCCGACTGGCGCCCCGGCCAATGGGTGCACAGCCGCGAGCCCATCGGCATGCTGGTGGACCCGAGCCGCTGGCAGGTGGATGCCTACGTCGACCAGGATGACGTGCAGCGTCTGGTGCAAGGCAGCGCGGTGAGTTTCTATCCCGAAGGCCAGCCGACGCCCATCCCCGGCAAGGTGGTGGCCATTGGCAGCACCCGCGTCAGCAAACTCGAACACCCGATGCTCGCCTCCCGCTACGGCGGCCCGCTCACCGTGGCCAGCCAGGGCAAGGAACTGGTGCCGACGCCGCCGCTGTTCCATGTGCTGGTGCAGCTTGAAGCCGCCCCGCACACCCTGCGCGAAACCCGCGGCCATCTGCAGATCGACGGCAACCGCCGCAGCCTGTTGGCCGAAGGCCTGACCCATGTAGCGGCGGTATTGCTGAGGGAAAGCGGGTTCTGA
- a CDS encoding efflux RND transporter periplasmic adaptor subunit, translated as MNDRLPHPQLLLALAALRDRALAADSLNALAFSIANDPYALLRYHQALVLAQRGADLELLCVSGLARPSEDSPYLVWLRRASRWLNTQLTDAQPCWLAREAVEPPEDIAEGWAEWWPSGLWCIPLHDREGTRLGLVLFLLDAPPAESLAPLTDGLWQTWAHCWAAFAGRRRLFGWRPSKRQLLAALAVAAALMLVPVRQTALAPTEIVSRQAEVISSPIDGVIERMQVRPNQPVEAGTLLFTLDETTLKSRAEVLGKEVAVADAELMAASQRAFDNPQSKSELTLLNGRAQQRRAELAAVQAQLQRTRVRSPRAGVAVFSDPNDWLGKPVATGERILQVADPAQPAMLIQLPVADAIALEPGAEVTLFLTAYPLSPLKGQVLETSYQARANEEGVVAYRLLASIEGQPEHARLGLHGTAKLYGERVVLGYYLLRRPYAALRAWTGL; from the coding sequence ATGAATGACCGCCTGCCGCACCCGCAATTGCTGCTTGCCCTGGCCGCACTGCGCGACCGCGCCCTGGCCGCCGACTCGCTCAATGCCCTGGCTTTCTCCATTGCCAATGACCCCTATGCGTTGCTGCGTTACCACCAGGCACTGGTGCTCGCGCAGCGCGGCGCGGACCTGGAACTGCTCTGCGTATCCGGCCTTGCCCGGCCCAGCGAAGATTCGCCCTACCTGGTCTGGTTGCGCCGCGCCAGCCGCTGGCTGAACACCCAATTGACCGACGCCCAGCCATGCTGGCTGGCCCGCGAGGCCGTGGAGCCCCCCGAGGACATCGCCGAAGGCTGGGCCGAGTGGTGGCCGTCCGGACTCTGGTGCATTCCCCTGCATGACCGCGAAGGCACGCGCCTGGGGCTGGTGCTGTTCCTGCTGGATGCGCCGCCGGCCGAATCCCTGGCGCCGCTGACCGATGGGCTCTGGCAGACCTGGGCCCACTGCTGGGCCGCCTTCGCTGGCCGGCGCCGTCTGTTCGGCTGGCGCCCCAGCAAGCGCCAGCTCCTGGCCGCACTGGCGGTGGCCGCTGCGCTGATGCTGGTGCCGGTGCGGCAAACGGCGCTGGCGCCGACTGAGATCGTCTCGCGCCAGGCGGAGGTCATCAGCTCCCCCATCGATGGGGTGATCGAGCGCATGCAGGTGCGGCCGAATCAACCCGTGGAAGCAGGCACCCTGCTCTTCACCCTCGACGAAACCACCCTGAAAAGCCGCGCCGAAGTGCTCGGCAAGGAAGTGGCGGTAGCCGATGCCGAGCTGATGGCGGCCAGCCAGCGCGCATTCGACAACCCGCAGAGCAAGAGCGAGCTGACCTTGCTCAACGGCCGCGCCCAGCAGCGCCGAGCCGAACTGGCGGCGGTCCAGGCGCAGTTGCAACGTACCCGCGTGCGCTCGCCGCGCGCTGGCGTGGCTGTGTTCAGCGACCCCAACGATTGGCTGGGCAAACCGGTGGCAACCGGGGAACGCATTCTCCAAGTGGCCGACCCAGCGCAACCGGCCATGCTGATCCAGCTGCCGGTGGCCGACGCCATCGCCCTGGAACCCGGCGCCGAGGTCACCCTGTTTCTCACCGCCTACCCACTCTCGCCGCTAAAAGGCCAGGTGCTGGAAACCAGCTACCAGGCCCGCGCCAATGAAGAGGGTGTAGTGGCCTACCGGCTGCTCGCCAGCATCGAAGGCCAGCCGGAACACGCCCGCCTCGGCCTGCACGGTACCGCCAAGCTCTACGGCGAGCGGGTGGTGCTGGGCTACTACCTGCTGCGCCGGCCATACGCCGCGCTGCGTGCCTGGACCGGGCTGTGA
- a CDS encoding efflux RND transporter periplasmic adaptor subunit, giving the protein MPYNAERSLLALFASLVLSFPLPVAFADDLPPANPAEDPGAIRVLLSSDLETTLSSQMNGTLGELKASLGQPVAKDALLAQLNCEEAHARAKVAAAELTMARQNLDAKRNLRKLDAVGDLEVAMANTEVQKAEGARSLAQAQSGYCRIQAPFSGRVAKVHVKPYQTVAAGTPLFDLVSDGALKVRLNVPSSLLPQLKPGMPLEVSILETGKSYGAHISAINSRVDAVAQTVELEARLDAEHPELIAGMSGTARFPQAHE; this is encoded by the coding sequence ATGCCGTACAACGCTGAGCGCAGTCTGCTCGCCCTGTTTGCGTCCCTTGTCCTGTCTTTTCCATTACCCGTCGCCTTTGCCGATGACCTGCCGCCGGCCAACCCTGCCGAGGACCCCGGCGCCATCCGCGTACTGCTCAGTTCAGACCTGGAGACCACGCTCTCCAGCCAGATGAACGGCACCCTCGGCGAGCTCAAGGCCTCCCTCGGCCAGCCGGTAGCAAAGGACGCCCTGCTGGCCCAGCTCAATTGCGAGGAAGCCCACGCCCGCGCCAAGGTTGCCGCCGCCGAGCTGACCATGGCCCGGCAGAACCTCGATGCCAAACGCAATCTGCGCAAGCTGGATGCGGTAGGCGACCTGGAAGTGGCCATGGCCAACACCGAAGTCCAGAAGGCCGAAGGCGCACGCTCCCTGGCCCAGGCCCAGAGTGGCTACTGCCGGATACAAGCGCCCTTCTCCGGACGGGTCGCCAAGGTCCACGTGAAGCCCTACCAGACGGTGGCGGCCGGAACGCCGCTGTTCGACCTGGTCAGCGACGGCGCCCTCAAGGTGCGCCTCAACGTGCCGTCGAGCCTGTTGCCACAGCTCAAGCCCGGCATGCCGTTGGAGGTCAGCATCCTGGAAACCGGCAAGTCCTATGGCGCCCATATCAGCGCCATCAACTCGCGGGTCGACGCCGTGGCCCAGACCGTGGAACTGGAAGCACGGCTCGATGCCGAGCACCCGGAACTGATCGCCGGCATGAGCGGCACCGCACGATTCCCGCAAGCCCATGAATGA
- a CDS encoding TolC family protein, whose amino-acid sequence MPRTPQTLLSAAIASSLLLGACSAMKPHEYTDEESRQRIIRDQSQMYSNQEPVTAPITFYEAAARALKYNLDYRLKLMESALASDLRDVSSHEMLPRLVASAGYAGRNNDSGGTSIGIEDREESLRASTSEERYRELYGLGLSWSLLDFGVAYYRTQQKSDQILMAEERRRKVAQNVLQDVRNAYWRAVGAQRLMPQVDRLLVRTHQALLSAREAETKGLLPRQEVLSYQRALLDSIYLLTVRRQDLEFAQAELSALMSLPPGSKLILADQAEPPLPELNQDINRLEQISLENRPEIMEEWYRKRVNENDLKIAKAQLWPNVSLDFGYKYDSNKFLYNSHWTETGLQVSLNLLRLLQLPSLNAAAESQEQTDDMRRVALSMAILTQVRVGTLRYQLARQEVEFADQSLRVDQSLLDYAQAARTTSYGSELELIRAEGRYLLSRYQREAAYSDAQAAWGRLYNSIGLDTLPEQIEKHDIQTLAREIQRTLGEQEHSKLLVSK is encoded by the coding sequence ATGCCAAGAACGCCCCAAACGCTCCTCAGCGCCGCCATCGCCTCCAGCCTGCTGCTAGGTGCCTGCTCGGCCATGAAACCCCACGAGTACACGGATGAGGAAAGCCGGCAGCGCATCATTCGCGATCAGTCACAGATGTATTCCAATCAGGAGCCGGTGACCGCCCCGATCACCTTCTACGAGGCCGCGGCCCGGGCCCTGAAATACAACCTGGACTATCGCCTCAAGCTCATGGAAAGCGCCCTGGCCAGTGACCTGCGCGACGTCTCCAGTCACGAGATGCTGCCGCGCCTGGTCGCCTCGGCCGGATATGCCGGGCGTAACAACGACTCCGGCGGCACCTCCATCGGCATCGAGGACCGTGAAGAAAGCTTGCGGGCTTCCACCTCCGAAGAGCGCTACCGCGAACTCTACGGCCTGGGTCTGTCCTGGAGCCTGCTGGACTTCGGCGTCGCCTACTACCGTACCCAGCAGAAGAGCGACCAGATCCTCATGGCCGAGGAACGCCGCCGCAAGGTGGCGCAGAACGTCCTGCAGGACGTGCGCAACGCCTACTGGCGCGCCGTCGGTGCCCAGCGCCTGATGCCCCAGGTCGACCGCCTTCTGGTACGTACTCACCAGGCACTGCTTTCCGCCCGCGAGGCCGAGACCAAGGGCCTGCTGCCGCGCCAGGAAGTGCTGTCCTACCAGCGCGCCCTGCTCGACTCGATCTACCTGCTCACCGTACGCCGCCAGGACCTGGAGTTCGCTCAAGCCGAACTGTCCGCGCTGATGTCGCTGCCGCCAGGCTCGAAGCTGATCCTCGCCGACCAGGCCGAGCCGCCACTGCCGGAACTGAATCAGGACATCAACCGGCTGGAACAGATCTCCCTGGAGAACCGTCCGGAAATCATGGAGGAGTGGTACCGCAAGCGGGTCAACGAGAATGACCTGAAGATCGCCAAGGCCCAGCTCTGGCCTAACGTCAGCCTGGACTTCGGCTACAAGTACGACTCCAACAAATTCCTCTACAACAGTCACTGGACCGAGACCGGCCTGCAGGTGTCGCTGAATCTGCTGCGCCTGCTGCAACTGCCGTCGCTGAACGCGGCTGCCGAATCCCAGGAGCAGACCGACGACATGCGCCGTGTCGCACTGTCCATGGCCATCCTCACTCAGGTAAGGGTGGGCACCCTGCGCTATCAGCTGGCGCGCCAGGAAGTGGAATTCGCCGACCAGAGCCTGCGGGTGGACCAGAGCCTGCTGGACTACGCCCAGGCCGCACGTACGACCTCCTATGGTTCGGAACTGGAGCTGATCCGTGCCGAAGGCCGCTACCTGCTTTCGCGCTACCAGCGCGAGGCCGCCTACTCCGACGCCCAGGCGGCCTGGGGTCGGCTGTACAACTCCATTGGCCTGGATACCCTCCCGGAGCAGATCGAAAAGCACGACATCCAGACGCTCGCCCGGGAAATCCAGCGCACCCTGGGTGAACAGGAACACAGCAAACTTCTCGTCAGCAAATAA